The stretch of DNA AGTGGCTGAACCCGCTTTGACTTGTCGTGATTGTGCTTTTAACTCTTCATCGATCAGCCAGACAATCTGCTGCCCGGTTTCGGACTGCGTCAAAGCTGTGACAGGAACCAGGAGAGGACTGCTTCCTAAGACTTCGGCTCGGCGGTAGGTGGCGAGAATATTGGCGGTCATTCCCGGAAGAACTTGCAGCCCTGCGGGTGTCTGCATGCCCACTCGCACAGTGAATGTCTGTGTCACCGGGTCGGCCACTTGTCCGATCTCGCGAATCCTCACAGGAAAGGCCACGCCGGGTGCACCGCTGATCGTCGCAGAGAGCGAGACGATGTCGGCCCGGGTGATGTCTGCCACCATGACGGTTTCGGGAACATCGACCAGGATCTCGACTTCATCGACATCCTGAAAGCGGACGACTGGCTCTTTGGCCCTCACATTCTGGCCCTGTTCAACAAATCTCTGAGCAATCACACCATCGTAAGGTGCACGGAGCGTGCTGTCCTGAAGATTGAGATTCGCTTCCACCAGTTGAGCTTCCAGCCCGCGAATCATGGCCTCTTGTGATTGAATATCTTCTTCTCGACCAATGCTTCCTGCCGCAACAAGTTGCTCGGCAGCCTTGAGCTCTTCCTGAGCGACACGGTAAGCCGCTTCCGACATTTCGTACTGAGCCCGAGTGACCACATTGGTGGTGACAAGACGAGTGTTGCGTTCGTGCTCTGTTCGTGTTTTCGACAAGCG from Planctopirus ephydatiae encodes:
- a CDS encoding efflux RND transporter periplasmic adaptor subunit translates to MKRLLNSKRLSLGTFSLPKFSHISILCSIICLTASCSPQPKIINVGPRPVKTQVITSVADLRSRTFPGKVEASQRVELAFQVSGLLVNLPVKEGQRVAKGELIGQLRQDEFKARVATLQSQLDQARSGLAALMQGERAEERLRREAQVRAAQARLSKTRTEHERNTRLVTTNVVTRAQYEMSEAAYRVAQEELKAAEQLVAAGSIGREEDIQSQEAMIRGLEAQLVEANLNLQDSTLRAPYDGVIAQRFVEQGQNVRAKEPVVRFQDVDEVEILVDVPETVMVADITRADIVSLSATISGAPGVAFPVRIREIGQVADPVTQTFTVRVGMQTPAGLQVLPGMTANILATYRRAEVLGSSPLLVPVTALTQSETGQQIVWLIDEELKAQSRQVKAGSATGSDIEILEGLAPGDRIAVAGVKFLRPGMQVRDLGDSLASTPSTSEGSTR